In Brachybacterium saurashtrense, the genomic stretch AGGAGATCCGCGTGCTGCAGACCGGTTCGCAGATCCTCGCCGGGTTCCTGGTGGTGTTGCCCTTCCAGTCTCGTTTCGAGGACCTGGACCGGCTGCAGATCGGCTGGTACCTGGGCCTGCTGCTGCTCGCCCTGGTGATCGTCGCGCTGCTGCTCACCCCGGTGGGCATGCACCGGCGGCTGTTCCGCCAGCGCGTGAAGGACGAGATGGTGGTCGTGGCCAACACCCTGCTGCGCGCCGCGATCCTGCTGCTCGGCCTGCTGCTCACCGGGGTCGCGGGCTTCGTGGTGGACGTGGTGCTGACCCGCCCTGCGGCAGCCGTGACGCTCCTGGTGATGCTCGCGATGATGGCGCTGCTCCTGGTCACGCTCCCTGCGAGGATCGCGCGCCGGGCCGATCGCTGACGCGGGAGCGGCCGACGGGGCGGGCGGCCCCGGCCCGCCGGTGCCGTGCCCGTCGGCCCCTCCCGCGCCGTCGGCCCCGCGGCGTCAGATCCTCGCCGGGGCGGCCGCGAAGGGGGCGAGGTGCCGGCCGATGTGGGCGGCCACGATGTCGCTGTGCTCGGCCTGGTGCCCGGCGACGGTCGCGAGGAAGCGGTCGTGGATCGAGGCGCCCGAGGCGTCCGTGCCGTTCAGGGAGTCGCCGTAGCCCACGTGCAGGATCTGACGGGCATCGGCCGAGCGGATCAGCTCGCGCAGGTCCACGCCTTCCAGGGAGGTGGGGGTGCGGTCCTCATGGGCGGAGACCTGGTAGCTCGCACGCGCCTTCACGTAGGAGGCGCGGGAGATGTCCCAGATCGTGGCGAACAGCTCCGGATCATGGGCGGCCACCACCTCCACCCCGCACAGGTAGCTGGTGCCGGAGGTCTTCAGGTGCACCAGCCCCTCGGTGGCCTCCACGCACAGCGGGTAGATCGAGAACTTGTCCGAGCCGGAGTGCAGCGAGATCTTGTAGCCGCCGAACTGCTCGGCGATCGCGTGGTGCGCCTCGAGGTTGGTGCGCAGCTCCTCCGCGTCGCCCAGGAAGTCCAGGCCCTTCTCGAAGCCGTCCACGTAGCGCGGGGCGAAGCTGAACCAGGAGGCGCCCAGGCGGGTGAGCTCCGAGGCCAGGTAGTGGTGCTCGAAGAAGCTGGTCTGCCAGGCGGTCTCGTCCACGGCGAACTCGATCTCCACCTCGTGCTGCGCGGCGTCGATCAGATGGCGGTACAGGCGCATCGCGTCCACCACCGCGCGGCCGTACTTCACCGCGGCGGTGAGCACGTCCTGCTCGGTGACGCGGATCTGCGAGTGCCCCACGTCCAGGGTGGTGCCCGCGTAGCGCCGGAGCAGATCCGGCAGGGTGTCCTCGAGCCGGTCCCAGGGCAGGGCCTCGGCATCGGCCCGCGTGACACCGGAGGTGACGTCGGCGACGTGGTCCCCGGGATCCAGGGTGAACATCACGAAGCCGGCCTCGAGCCCGCGGTCGATGCCCTCGGTGGTCTTGATGTGGTCGCAGTCCGCGCCGAAGCCGCCCTCCCAGCCCGCCTCGACCAGGCCGAAGACGGCCTCGTCCATGACGGTGCGGGCGCTGCGGCCCAGGCGGTCCATCTCGCGGATCGACTGCTGGGCGAGCACGGGCATCACGGCGCCGCCCTCGGCGGCGAAGGCGCGGGCCTGCCCGGGGGTGGCCAGGCCGATCCGGTCGCCGGTGCCCACGGAGGTGCGGTGCCCGCCGATCCGTGCCGGGCGCAGGGCGGGGAAGGCCGCCTGCAGCGCCGTGGCGTTCGCGGTGGACAGCGGGCCGGTGAGCACATGGCCGTCGCCGGCGGCGGAGGCGGTCCCCTCGAAGGCGGCGAGGGCCTGGGCCGTGGGCGCGTCCAGCCGCAGGGCTCGGGCGGAGCCCTCGTAGGTGATGCTCGCCGCGAGGGTGTCGGTGCGCAGGGTCATCGTGGTCTCCGTTCCGGACAAGGGGGAGGGCGCGGGCGGTCCCGGACGCCGCTCCTGAGGCTTGCGGTAAACGATTGCACAGATTCAGCCTGCGGGGAAGCGTTTCCCCGGGAGATGTTTGCTAGAGTGCATGCAACATTTGCAGATCGTGCGGGGAGGGACCTGCGCGGACCGGCCCGAGGGAGGGCGCGATGGCGGTGACGCTCAAGGACGTGGCGCGGCGGGCAGGGGTGTCGGTGGCGACGGCCTCCCGCGCGTTCCAGCGGCCCGAGATGCTGGGGGAGGCCACCCTTCAGACCGTGCGCACCGCCGCGGAGGAGCTCGGCTACGTCCCCAATCGCACCGCCCGCGCGCTCATCACCGGCCGCAGCGGCGTGTACGGCGTGATCGTGCCCGATCTGGAGAACCCGTTCTTCCCCGCCGTGCTCAAAGGGGCGCAGGCGCGCGCCCAGCAGCTCGGCGCCCAGCTGCTGATCACCGACGCGGGGGAGTCGCCGGAGGGCGAGCTGCCGCTGGTGCGCACCCTCGCGCCCCAGGTGGACGGGATCCTGCTGTGCTCGAGCCGCATGGACGAGGACTCGCTGCGCGAGGCCGCCTCGCTCACGCCGCTGAGCCTGGTCAACCGTGTCTCCCCGGACCTGCCCGGCGTGTTCGCCGATCCCGAGCCCGGCATCCCCTCCGCCCTCCGCCACCTGCGCCGGATGGGCCATCGCCGGATCGGCTACGTGGGCGGCCCCCGGATCAGCCGCTCCGACAAGGTGCGTCGGCGCGTCATCGCCCGCCTCTGCGAGGAGTCCGGGCTCGAGTGGATCGAGATCGGCGCCTTCGCCCCCACGGCCGAGGGTGGCCACGACGGGGCCGAGGCCGTGCTGCAGACCGACGCCACCGCCGTGCTGGTCTACAACGACCTCATGGCGCTCGCCCTCATGGAGCGGCTGCGCAGCTACGGCATCGACGTCCCCGGCCAGGTCAGCCTGGTGGGATGGGACGACATCGCCTTCGCCACGATGGCCGCCCCGGGCCTGGCCACCGTGCAGGTGCCGCGGTACGACATGGGCGTCACCGGCATCTCGCTGCTGCACGAGAGGGTCTTCGGCCTCTCCCGGGAGCCGGGTCGCAGCGCCCGCATCGGCCTGCCCACCCGTTTCCTCCCCCGTGGATCGATCGCCCGCGTCGCCGGGGAGGAGACGGTCCCGGCGGGCTCCGGTACCCTCCGGGCATGAGCGATCTCACCGCCGGGATCGGGGAGGTCCCCGGGGTCGGCGCCCCCGCCGCCCGCGCCCTCGCCGCGGAGGGCCTCCACCGTGTGGGCGACCTCGCGGGGCGGGACTGGGCGCAGCTGCGA encodes the following:
- a CDS encoding DUF6328 family protein; protein product: MSTDDGAAHRAEQDSAGGDRAGDHGAARYDRGDESAAERLDRNWNELLQEIRVLQTGSQILAGFLVVLPFQSRFEDLDRLQIGWYLGLLLLALVIVALLLTPVGMHRRLFRQRVKDEMVVVANTLLRAAILLLGLLLTGVAGFVVDVVLTRPAAAVTLLVMLAMMALLLVTLPARIARRADR
- a CDS encoding tagaturonate epimerase family protein → MTLRTDTLAASITYEGSARALRLDAPTAQALAAFEGTASAAGDGHVLTGPLSTANATALQAAFPALRPARIGGHRTSVGTGDRIGLATPGQARAFAAEGGAVMPVLAQQSIREMDRLGRSARTVMDEAVFGLVEAGWEGGFGADCDHIKTTEGIDRGLEAGFVMFTLDPGDHVADVTSGVTRADAEALPWDRLEDTLPDLLRRYAGTTLDVGHSQIRVTEQDVLTAAVKYGRAVVDAMRLYRHLIDAAQHEVEIEFAVDETAWQTSFFEHHYLASELTRLGASWFSFAPRYVDGFEKGLDFLGDAEELRTNLEAHHAIAEQFGGYKISLHSGSDKFSIYPLCVEATEGLVHLKTSGTSYLCGVEVVAAHDPELFATIWDISRASYVKARASYQVSAHEDRTPTSLEGVDLRELIRSADARQILHVGYGDSLNGTDASGASIHDRFLATVAGHQAEHSDIVAAHIGRHLAPFAAAPARI
- a CDS encoding LacI family DNA-binding transcriptional regulator, whose product is MAVTLKDVARRAGVSVATASRAFQRPEMLGEATLQTVRTAAEELGYVPNRTARALITGRSGVYGVIVPDLENPFFPAVLKGAQARAQQLGAQLLITDAGESPEGELPLVRTLAPQVDGILLCSSRMDEDSLREAASLTPLSLVNRVSPDLPGVFADPEPGIPSALRHLRRMGHRRIGYVGGPRISRSDKVRRRVIARLCEESGLEWIEIGAFAPTAEGGHDGAEAVLQTDATAVLVYNDLMALALMERLRSYGIDVPGQVSLVGWDDIAFATMAAPGLATVQVPRYDMGVTGISLLHERVFGLSREPGRSARIGLPTRFLPRGSIARVAGEETVPAGSGTLRA